A stretch of the Deltaproteobacteria bacterium genome encodes the following:
- the argJ gene encoding bifunctional glutamate N-acetyltransferase/amino-acid acetyltransferase ArgJ — translation MSHQPPTHFEQPQGFLSLAKNVGIKDATLDLTVIYLTVRARAAAMFTRNRFPGAPVIVGRKHIANGFAQALVINSKNANVAMGKLGIDNAVETCRIVGTELGIDPYDVLPFSTGVIGRPLPMDKIRAGLKGIRSELKPDNLKLAAEAIMTTDMYPKYISVRVGKAIIAGIAKGAGMIEPNMATMLVYLMTDAELPKTALKPMLKRIVDRTFNAMSIDTDTSTSDTVVLMANGFAGKVKLPQFEKGLLQVCEYLTREIARNGEGVTKLITVDVSGAKTSAQAKRVGKLVVNSPLVKTAVYGADPNWGRVIMAVGKSFDPSIEPAKVTIRFGATAVFKKGSPVDCDLEALRKYLSQGEVSIGVDLGIGKAKARVWGCDLTEGYVKENAYYTT, via the coding sequence ATGTCACATCAGCCCCCGACTCACTTCGAACAGCCTCAGGGATTTCTATCGCTGGCCAAGAACGTCGGCATCAAAGACGCCACGCTCGATCTCACGGTCATTTACTTGACCGTACGCGCCCGCGCGGCGGCGATGTTTACGCGCAACCGCTTTCCTGGCGCGCCGGTGATCGTTGGACGCAAGCATATCGCCAACGGTTTCGCACAAGCGCTTGTCATCAACAGCAAGAATGCCAACGTGGCGATGGGAAAACTCGGCATCGACAACGCGGTGGAAACTTGCCGCATCGTCGGAACCGAGCTCGGCATCGATCCCTACGATGTCCTGCCGTTTTCCACCGGCGTCATCGGCCGGCCGTTGCCGATGGATAAAATCCGCGCTGGACTCAAAGGCATTCGCAGTGAGCTGAAGCCGGATAACCTGAAGCTCGCCGCCGAAGCGATCATGACCACCGACATGTATCCCAAATATATTTCCGTGCGCGTCGGCAAGGCGATCATCGCCGGCATCGCCAAAGGCGCCGGCATGATCGAACCGAACATGGCGACGATGCTTGTCTATCTCATGACCGACGCCGAATTGCCAAAGACGGCGCTCAAGCCGATGCTCAAGCGCATTGTTGACCGTACGTTTAACGCCATGAGCATCGATACCGACACCAGCACCAGCGACACGGTGGTGCTGATGGCCAACGGCTTCGCCGGCAAAGTGAAGTTGCCGCAGTTTGAAAAAGGCTTGCTGCAAGTCTGCGAATATCTCACCCGCGAGATCGCCCGCAACGGCGAAGGCGTGACTAAACTCATCACGGTCGACGTCAGCGGCGCAAAGACTTCAGCGCAGGCGAAACGCGTCGGCAAGTTGGTGGTAAATTCGCCGCTGGTCAAAACCGCCGTCTATGGCGCCGATCCCAATTGGGGCCGAGTCATCATGGCGGTCGGCAAAAGTTTCGATCCAAGCATCGAACCGGCGAAAGTCACCATCCGCTTCGGCGCCACCGCGGTATTCAAGAAGGGTTCACCCGTCGACTGCGACCTCGAAGCGCTGCGTAAATATTTGAGCCAGGGCGAAGTCAGCATCGGCGTCGATCTCGGCATCGGCAAAGCCAAGGCGCGCGTCTGGGGCTGCGACTTGACCGAAGGTTATGTGAAAGAGAACGCGTACTACACAACGTGA
- a CDS encoding amidohydrolase/deacetylase family metallohydrolase, which yields MTARNLSNFLLKGGRLIDPAIGTDGVLDIRVRDGKVDAIGANLNADGATVVDVKGQIVTPGLIDVHLHLMKGLGAFGVDPDIFGVGSGVTTVVDAGSAGHTMLNVFRNYVTDNAKTRVLNYINLSTLGGVAGPGFSILADPRLIDEAKIEQAVEANRDMIVGIKIMATGGALGAQGLKPLERARKLGDELKIPLLVHIGESWTQGTEPVAVGDVLKYLRAGDIVTHMFTVHPGGLLDGNGKLWPQVRDAKASGVLMDVGHGLHNLNFDVARKVLDQGLHPDGVSTDGHRGNRAGPVYDLPTTMGKLMALGFSLNQVIEMATANAARLLGRSGDLGTLKVGAPAEISVLKIEDREWKALDSQKGTIPAHQTITPVYAIRGASIYEPLPVERP from the coding sequence ATGACCGCACGAAATTTATCGAACTTTCTACTCAAAGGCGGACGCCTCATCGATCCGGCAATTGGCACCGACGGCGTGCTCGACATCCGTGTGCGCGACGGCAAGGTTGACGCCATCGGCGCCAATCTCAATGCCGACGGCGCGACGGTCGTCGACGTTAAAGGCCAGATCGTCACGCCGGGATTGATCGATGTCCATCTCCATTTAATGAAAGGTCTCGGCGCCTTCGGCGTCGATCCGGATATTTTCGGCGTCGGTTCCGGCGTCACCACCGTCGTCGACGCCGGCAGCGCCGGCCACACCATGCTCAACGTCTTTCGCAACTACGTCACCGACAACGCCAAGACGCGAGTGCTGAATTACATCAACCTGTCCACGCTCGGCGGCGTCGCCGGACCGGGATTCAGCATTCTCGCCGATCCGCGCTTGATTGATGAAGCGAAGATCGAGCAGGCGGTCGAGGCCAACCGCGACATGATCGTCGGCATCAAGATCATGGCCACCGGCGGCGCGCTGGGCGCGCAGGGGCTGAAGCCGTTGGAGCGCGCGCGCAAACTCGGCGACGAACTAAAAATTCCGCTGCTGGTTCACATCGGTGAGAGCTGGACCCAGGGTACCGAGCCGGTCGCCGTCGGCGACGTGCTCAAATATTTGCGTGCCGGCGATATTGTCACGCATATGTTCACCGTCCATCCCGGCGGCTTGCTCGACGGCAATGGCAAACTCTGGCCGCAAGTTCGAGATGCAAAGGCATCCGGTGTATTGATGGACGTCGGCCACGGTTTGCATAATTTGAACTTCGACGTCGCCCGCAAAGTCCTCGACCAAGGCCTCCATCCCGACGGCGTTTCCACCGACGGCCACCGCGGCAACCGCGCCGGGCCCGTATACGATCTGCCGACGACCATGGGGAAGTTAATGGCGCTGGGATTTTCCCTGAATCAAGTGATCGAGATGGCGACTGCCAACGCGGCGAGACTGCTTGGCAGAAGCGGCGACCTCGGCACACTGAAAGTTGGCGCACCGGCGGAAATATCAGTGCTGAAGATCGAAGACAGAGAGTGGAAAGCGCTGGACTCGCAAAAAGGCACGATTCCCGCGCATCAAACCATCACTCCGGTCTACGCCATCCGCGGCGCGTCGATTTACGAGCCACTGCCGGTCGAGCGGCCGTAA
- a CDS encoding Fis family transcriptional regulator, with translation MKKRKNRHIGGRFEDWLKEEGIYEEATNASIKKVVAWQIEQAMQKQNLTRTEMARRMATSRVQLNRLLDPNNDGVTLATLSRAASAIGRRLRLELV, from the coding sequence ATGAAGAAGCGCAAAAACCGCCATATCGGTGGACGGTTCGAGGATTGGCTCAAAGAGGAAGGCATCTACGAAGAAGCCACCAACGCCTCCATCAAGAAAGTCGTGGCGTGGCAAATCGAACAAGCCATGCAAAAACAAAATCTCACTCGCACCGAAATGGCGCGGCGTATGGCTACCAGCCGCGTACAGCTTAACCGCTTGCTCGATCCAAACAATGACGGCGTCACTTTGGCTACCTTGAGCCGAGCGGCGTCAGCAATCGGCCGCCGACTGCGCCTTGAGTTGGTGTGA
- a CDS encoding type II toxin-antitoxin system RelE/ParE family toxin, whose product MPIKRVVARFYLTAAGANPVRDWLMRLPVTDRKHVGHDIRDVEFGWPIGMPLCKSLGDGLWEIRSDLPSRRIVRVLFCVIDGELLLLHGFIKKTQKTPKGDLALAIKRMGEAKR is encoded by the coding sequence ATGCCGATTAAGCGTGTCGTGGCTCGTTTCTATCTCACGGCAGCTGGAGCCAATCCGGTTCGTGACTGGTTGATGCGCTTGCCGGTTACCGACCGTAAACATGTCGGGCATGACATCCGTGATGTTGAATTTGGTTGGCCGATTGGCATGCCGTTATGCAAATCGCTCGGCGACGGGCTTTGGGAAATACGCAGCGATTTACCAAGCCGGCGCATCGTCCGAGTGCTGTTTTGTGTGATCGACGGCGAGTTGCTATTGCTGCATGGCTTCATCAAGAAGACGCAAAAGACTCCAAAGGGCGATCTGGCGCTGGCCATAAAACGAATGGGAGAGGCAAAACGATGA